Proteins from a genomic interval of Candidatus Kapaibacterium sp.:
- the queF gene encoding preQ(1) synthase yields MTIETFENPNPNRNYEITHVNPEFTSVCPKTGLPDFGTVTIKYIPDGICLELKSLKYYFLEFRSKGIFYEAVTNLILDELVAACNPKEMEIVTEWKARGGMTSTIKANYKRS; encoded by the coding sequence ATGACTATTGAAACTTTCGAAAACCCAAACCCAAATCGTAATTACGAAATTACACACGTCAATCCGGAGTTTACTTCAGTTTGCCCTAAGACAGGTTTGCCGGATTTCGGTACAGTGACTATCAAATATATTCCCGATGGGATTTGCTTGGAATTGAAATCATTGAAATACTATTTTCTCGAATTCAGAAGCAAAGGAATCTTTTATGAAGCAGTCACAAACCTTATCCTTGATGAATTGGTTGCAGCTTGCAACCCCAAAGAGATGGAAATCGTGACTGAATGGAAGGCTCGCGGTGGGATGACATCCACCATCAAAGCGAATTACAAAAGGAGTTAA
- a CDS encoding 6-carboxytetrahydropterin synthase: MELTKIGKEYKWEMSHRLPFHEGPCKNIHGHTYKLIIELEGTLVNEAMVVDYYEIDKIFKPILQQLDHAFLCDKDDVEVINFLKSQGFKHYVIDYLTTSENIVTFFLEIAREEFASFDNLHSLKIRVYETEDAYAERAVKLK, encoded by the coding sequence TTGGAACTGACGAAAATCGGGAAAGAATATAAGTGGGAAATGAGCCATAGGCTTCCGTTCCACGAAGGTCCTTGCAAAAACATTCACGGGCATACTTATAAATTGATTATCGAATTGGAAGGCACTTTAGTCAACGAGGCTATGGTAGTGGATTATTATGAAATAGACAAGATTTTCAAGCCAATTTTGCAGCAATTAGACCACGCTTTTTTGTGCGACAAAGATGATGTTGAAGTCATAAATTTTCTCAAATCGCAAGGATTCAAACATTATGTCATAGATTATCTGACAACATCCGAGAATATCGTCACATTTTTCCTCGAAATTGCTCGAGAGGAATTCGCATCATTCGACAATCTTCACTCGCTGAAAATCAGAGTTTACGAAACTGAAGATGCTTATGCCGAAAGAGCAGTGAAATTGAAGTAA
- a CDS encoding T9SS type A sorting domain-containing protein, producing the protein MYYSESRIYAGTSAGFFSFDDNLENITNLSANLTFLDVLSMVISKNKIFIGTNGAGAYYRELDETEWKNTGDFTNINRLRHFNNLMYSCNRSGLHISNDSGLKWQIYSFIGHDVKDYYQLNDVSFVLFSEGVYRKNQKDDEWSIILRSADLESKIKFTCLTGNNDKLYLGTNMGLYSSDNLGESWIKVSKEINILNTIIDQDEIFVIASDGLYKANIQSDSFSLSKTFSSSWIKSVASHMKNVYLSNGTRLYKSSDRGITWDEITKSDVVGFYDISITENCIFVGSNYGKILLSYDNGNTWHIDSSLANEKYHTSFTYGYENYIFTSYKYQGQIKHLRRAELSSIVSGIKENSPLHQPYSIHPNPASEYIEISSPHINPTVNRRVDEGSEIKIYNTLGECVLTEPIHPMTLSHRMNVESLPRGVYYLRIGNRTQMFVKM; encoded by the coding sequence TTGTATTACAGTGAATCTCGTATATATGCCGGAACGTCGGCAGGATTTTTCAGTTTTGATGACAATTTGGAAAACATCACAAATCTTAGTGCAAATCTAACATTTTTGGATGTTTTGAGTATGGTTATCAGTAAAAACAAAATTTTTATCGGAACAAATGGTGCAGGAGCTTATTATAGAGAGTTGGATGAAACAGAATGGAAAAATACTGGTGACTTTACTAATATAAACAGACTCAGACATTTTAACAACTTGATGTACTCTTGTAACCGAAGCGGCTTACATATAAGTAATGATAGTGGTTTAAAATGGCAAATCTATAGCTTTATCGGTCATGATGTAAAGGATTATTACCAACTCAATGATGTTTCTTTTGTTCTATTTTCCGAAGGGGTCTATAGGAAGAACCAAAAGGACGATGAATGGAGCATAATTTTACGAAGTGCTGATTTAGAGTCGAAAATAAAATTCACATGTCTAACTGGAAACAATGATAAACTCTATCTTGGTACTAATATGGGATTATATTCGAGTGATAATTTGGGTGAATCATGGATAAAGGTATCCAAAGAAATCAATATTTTAAACACAATTATAGATCAAGACGAAATATTTGTTATCGCATCGGATGGATTATACAAAGCGAACATTCAATCAGATTCTTTTAGTTTGAGTAAAACTTTTTCATCATCATGGATCAAGTCAGTAGCTTCCCACATGAAGAATGTGTATCTATCAAATGGAACTAGATTATACAAATCAAGTGATAGAGGTATTACATGGGATGAGATAACAAAATCCGATGTAGTTGGTTTCTATGATATATCAATAACGGAAAACTGTATATTTGTCGGGTCAAATTATGGTAAAATCTTGCTAAGTTATGATAATGGAAATACTTGGCATATTGACAGTAGTCTTGCAAATGAAAAATATCATACATCATTTACATATGGTTATGAGAACTACATTTTTACTTCATATAAATATCAAGGTCAAATTAAGCACCTTCGACGGGCAGAATTATCTTCGATCGTTTCCGGGATAAAGGAAAATTCACCTTTACATCAACCATATTCCATCCACCCCAATCCCGCAAGTGAATATATTGAGATAAGTTCCCCACATATCAACCCTACGGTTAACCGTAGGGTTGATGAAGGTTCAGAAATTAAAATCTACAATACATTGGGGGAATGCGTTCTTACCGAACCAATTCATCCGATGACTCTCAGTCATCGGATGAATGTAGAATCTCTGCCTCGTGGAGTGTATTACCTCCGTATCGGCAATAGGACGCAGATGTTTGTGAAAATGTAA
- the mdh gene encoding malate dehydrogenase, which translates to MKVTVIGAGNVGATVAQILANKELANDIYMVDIDEGIAKGKALDMYESMPILQSDARIHGTNDYAETAGSHIVIMTAGLARKPGMSRDDLLVKNAAIVSSCVSQAVKYSPDAYFIVVSNPLDVMTYVTLQVTGLPKHKVIGMAGILDTARYRSFISMATGYSMRDIQALLLGGHGDTMVPLPRYTTVAGIPVTELLSKEKIDEIVNRAINGGIEIVNFLKTGSAYYAPGTAAVEMAEAIIKDQKRILPCTVLLDGEYGIGDVCVGVPIKIGKDGIEEIIQLKLTSDEQAMFTKSAEHVKATIKQAMELISKQ; encoded by the coding sequence ATGAAAGTTACAGTTATCGGCGCCGGAAACGTAGGCGCAACAGTTGCTCAAATCCTTGCAAACAAAGAATTAGCAAACGATATCTACATGGTGGACATTGATGAAGGAATTGCCAAAGGGAAAGCTTTGGATATGTACGAATCTATGCCAATTTTGCAATCAGACGCCAGAATTCACGGCACTAACGATTATGCTGAAACTGCCGGTTCGCATATCGTAATCATGACTGCGGGATTAGCTCGCAAACCCGGAATGTCCCGTGATGACTTGTTGGTCAAAAATGCCGCAATCGTCTCGTCATGCGTCAGCCAAGCAGTCAAATACTCACCTGATGCGTATTTTATCGTTGTTTCAAACCCACTTGACGTAATGACATACGTAACGCTTCAAGTGACAGGATTGCCCAAACACAAAGTAATCGGCATGGCAGGAATCTTAGATACAGCGCGTTATCGCTCATTTATTTCGATGGCTACGGGCTATTCGATGCGCGACATCCAAGCACTATTGCTCGGCGGTCATGGCGATACAATGGTTCCACTTCCACGCTATACAACAGTTGCCGGAATCCCTGTCACAGAATTGTTATCGAAGGAAAAAATTGACGAAATCGTAAACCGTGCTATCAACGGTGGAATCGAAATCGTGAACTTCTTGAAAACCGGTTCTGCATATTACGCTCCCGGAACAGCCGCAGTCGAAATGGCAGAAGCAATCATCAAAGACCAAAAGCGCATTTTGCCATGTACAGTCTTATTAGACGGCGAATATGGCATTGGCGATGTATGCGTCGGTGTTCCGATTAAAATCGGCAAAGATGGCATTGAAGAAATCATTCAGCTAAAATTGACTTCCGACGAGCAAGCAATGTTCACCAAATCAGCCGAACACGTCAAAGCAACAATCAAACAAGCGATGGAACTAATCAGCAAACAATAG